Below is a genomic region from Fulvia fulva chromosome 5, complete sequence.
TATAGCTCCAATGACGAGAACGGATCCGTACTTGGAAAAGATGTCTTGTCTTCATTCGCATCAGGTTCTGCAAGCTGATCTCGCGGGCCATGAGGATCGCTGAGTAGTCGAATACATTGTGTCATGGTTGGCTGGAAAAGTCCCCCGAATCTTGAGTGAGCTGATCGATGGGTGGGCAATGTATTGCCATACGTGAAAAAGGCAGACAGAAGGCTTTGTTGGCTGTCAATGTTCAGCGATCATATGGTCAGGATTTGATTGAAAGACGGACCCATTCTTGAAGCATATGTCGAAGCTGGCCAGTGACCATCGCATGTTGTTGGGATTCCAGAAGTACTTGTGCGGGAGAACTCCCCATATCATCGGGTCGTCGAGACTGAACGAGGCATTAGTTGAAGGCGAGTGTAGGAAGTAGCATGATGCATTGATACCTACACGCTGACATGATTCGAGACTGCCGTGTTGCGTTAGCAGAGATGGCATACCACAAGCAAGAGGAGCGTACCTGTGATCAAGCCTCTGGTCCTACTTCTCTCATCCGTTCTCTCATCGAGGATGCTGAGAAAACGATCGAGGCCTGTAGTCTCAGTCCTGTTGAGCGCATGTAGAAAGCTCCTGCACAGGAAGCCGACCGCGCCTAACGTAGCTGCAGACGTGGCGCGCCATGCCAGAGGTGGCTGGCATGGCCGCCCTTGCTCCGCCATTGCGAGCAAGAGCTTCTCTAACGGCAGCATCCGATAAGACAGATGTCAATTGAGCGAAGTGAAGTGCATGTTGGATGGAGTTCTGGGTGTCGCAGAAATGTGAGCTGCGTGTCAGTTTCGCGATTGCAGGGTCCAACAAGATGCGAAGCTCTCCAACGATCATCCTTCTGTGCGCCCAACCTGGCTCCTCGGAATCCGGATCAGTAGAGTCGCAAGGCCAAGCACCAAGGTCAGCCATGTCGCATAGTAAGTTCCGCACGGAGTCTCGAGGGTGCTGTAGCCAACATTACAGGCACAAGGAACACGTCTCTGGCCTTCTTCACGGCCCACGAGCGCAACGAGCTAAAAGGCCACTGGGGCCCCAAGGCCACACGACTGACCCGAGACAGCTTCCTGCCGTTCGGAAGCTGCCAATTGTGTCTTCTACCAGCACGTGAGCCAGTCTCATGTCCCAGCCATGGACACCTGTTCTGCCGCGAGTGCGCGGTCAGCAACTTGCTTGCGCAGAACAAGGAGTTGAAGAGATTGAGGAAAGAGGCGGAGCGAAGGAAGCTGGAAGACGCCGACGAGGCGGACATCGAGAATGCCGAGGCGCAGGCGAGAGCTGTCGAGGAGTTCGAGAGGGTCCAGGCTGGACTGAGTGTGAGGTCTGGGGGAAACGCGAACGAGAGAATCATTCGTCGCAAGAACGGCAAGATCGAGATCGAGCAGGAGGTGGATGAAGCAGGCAGGAAGGGCGTCAAGCGGAAGCTCGAGATCGATGAGCATGAACTAGTGCGGCTGGCCAACGACGAACGCGACAAGGTCAAGAAGCGCAGGAACGACGAAAGGAACGCGAAGAGCGAGCTGCCCTCCTTCTGGGTACCCGGCGAGATCCCTGACCACCAGAACTGCGCCCTCAAAGCCATCAAGCAGCATCCGACATGTCCTGCCGCCGCGGCTGATGCAGCGCACGACTTTACTCTGAAGACCCTCGTCACCGTCAATTTCAACCAAGATCCCTCGAGCACCCCCGACACCCCATCGCGATCCTGCCCTAGCTGCACGAAAGCTCTGTCGAACTCGACGAAAGCCGTAGTTGCAAAGCCTTGCGGCCATGTTCTATGCAAACCTTGCGGTGACAAGTTCTTGAACCCACCGGAGAAGTCGGCGCATGAGAAAGAGCATGACGAGACTGTGAGATGCTATGTTTGTCACGAGGACGTGACGCCTGGGAGGAAGAGCAAAAAGAAGAAGGACGCGGAGACTGGCGAGAAGGAGAGTAAGGTGGAGAGAGGCTTGGTGCAGCTCAGCTGTGAGGGAACAGGCTTCGCGGGTGGTGGTTCGAATATGGTGAAGAAGGAGCGTGTGGCGTTCCAGTGCTAGCTTGGATATGAAACTACCTTATGCGACAATCCTGGAACCATACTGGGCGACATTCGTTCTTCCTCCATACACACCTCTTGATCATGCTCTGCTGCTTTCAAGTGACAGGCATATCTCGCTTCTCTGTGCCGACATTCTTGCAGGCGACTCTCCAAAGCCATCACTCAGCCGCATGTTCCACAACATGAACCCACCGCAGCTATTTCTCTGTTGCCTTGGACATCTCGGTGAGTGTCCTCGATTTCAACATCGCCCAACCTCCTCTACTCACTACCATGGCGCAGCTCCTTTGCTTCAACTCTCGTCCGCCGCGTCGCG
It encodes:
- a CDS encoding E3 ubiquitin-protein ligase CSU1, whose protein sequence is MEFWVSQKCELRVSFAIAGSNKMRSSPTIILLCAQPGSSESGSVESQGQAPRSAMSHSTRNTSLAFFTAHERNELKGHWGPKATRLTRDSFLPFGSCQLCLLPAREPVSCPSHGHLFCRECAVSNLLAQNKELKRLRKEAERRKLEDADEADIENAEAQARAVEEFERVQAGLSVRSGGNANERIIRRKNGKIEIEQEVDEAGRKGVKRKLEIDEHELVRLANDERDKVKKRRNDERNAKSELPSFWVPGEIPDHQNCALKAIKQHPTCPAAAADAAHDFTLKTLVTVNFNQDPSSTPDTPSRSCPSCTKALSNSTKAVVAKPCGHVLCKPCGDKFLNPPEKSAHEKEHDETVRCYVCHEDVTPGRKSKKKKDAETGEKESKVERGLVQLSCEGTGFAGGGSNMVKKERVAFQC